One region of bacterium genomic DNA includes:
- the pheT gene encoding phenylalanine--tRNA ligase subunit beta: protein MKASLNWIKEFVSVSASPQEIADRLSLAGLEIEGLKEQGKGLEKVVTATLLKVDKHPNADRLTLCEVRTGDQVHQIVCGAKNHKAGDRVALALPGAKLPNGMEIQNSVIRKVASAGMLCSEKELGFAAESEGILILPPEVPEDLPLAEALGLDDVILEVNVTPNRGDCLSMRGLAREVAAAFQTELLAPPPAAAKTGNFKTAAEVKLEAADLCPRYTCQILKGVKVGPSPQKVQRRLEACGIRAINNVVDATNYVMLETGQPLHAFDLKEIRGGQVQIRRAKAGEKLKTLDEKERSLAEGDLVIADAERILALAGVMGGQGSGVTEKTGDLLLESAHFSPSAVRKAAKREALQTESSYRFERGVDPNACLAALNRLAALIVEWAGGEAASDAIDRYPQPIQARDILLRQKTLTRLLGLNLPVAELLPALSRIGLEGKAEGTDLRFKVATARSDLTREVDLVEEVARLYGYNRIPTTFPALGLDQFPPFREHPLDGLRNLLRDWGFTEILNYSFTSPPWLARFGFQAEDEVQLLNPISEEMSVLRPSLLPQMVQTLQQNQFKGNSDLRLFEIRPVYRPQADATPPFREEWRLCLGLAGQRQPLHFLNEIEEVSLLDLKDYLKLLVGSAGEGTLEEKPGQSPNFHPKRRLALSWRREGKSFDLGELGELHPALAAELDFKGPVALAEISLDLFLTESKIPVKFQQVSPFPSVWRDLNLIVDESVTHGSLAALIRANGGPWMRQAIFFDLYRGKPLEEGKKAMTFRIEYGSQERTLTDDEVNQAREQLTAKLKELSGAELR, encoded by the coding sequence ATGAAAGCCTCGCTCAACTGGATCAAAGAATTCGTCTCGGTCTCGGCCTCGCCCCAGGAGATCGCCGACCGGCTGAGCCTCGCCGGCTTGGAGATCGAAGGCTTGAAAGAGCAGGGGAAGGGCTTGGAGAAGGTCGTCACCGCCACCTTGCTCAAGGTCGACAAGCATCCCAACGCCGACCGGCTCACGCTCTGCGAGGTGCGGACCGGCGATCAAGTCCACCAGATCGTCTGCGGCGCCAAGAACCACAAGGCCGGCGACCGGGTCGCACTGGCCTTGCCGGGGGCCAAGCTGCCCAACGGGATGGAGATTCAGAACTCGGTGATCCGCAAGGTCGCTTCCGCCGGCATGCTCTGCTCCGAGAAGGAATTGGGCTTCGCCGCCGAGAGCGAGGGCATCTTGATTCTGCCGCCGGAAGTCCCCGAAGATCTTCCGCTGGCCGAGGCCCTGGGGCTGGATGACGTGATTTTGGAAGTGAACGTCACGCCGAACCGCGGCGATTGCCTCTCGATGCGCGGCTTGGCCCGCGAGGTCGCGGCGGCCTTTCAAACCGAATTATTGGCCCCGCCGCCGGCGGCCGCCAAGACCGGAAATTTCAAAACAGCGGCCGAGGTGAAGCTCGAAGCCGCCGACCTCTGCCCGCGCTACACTTGCCAGATCCTGAAGGGCGTGAAGGTCGGCCCCTCGCCCCAAAAAGTGCAACGCCGGCTCGAAGCCTGCGGCATCCGCGCGATCAACAACGTCGTCGACGCCACCAACTACGTCATGCTCGAGACCGGTCAGCCGCTGCACGCTTTCGATTTGAAAGAGATTCGTGGCGGCCAAGTCCAGATTCGGCGGGCCAAGGCCGGCGAAAAGCTCAAGACCTTGGACGAGAAAGAACGGAGCCTGGCCGAAGGCGACTTGGTGATCGCCGACGCCGAGCGCATCCTGGCCCTGGCCGGGGTGATGGGCGGGCAGGGCTCGGGGGTCACCGAGAAGACCGGCGACCTCTTGTTGGAAAGCGCCCATTTCTCGCCCTCGGCGGTGCGCAAGGCCGCCAAGCGCGAAGCCCTGCAAACCGAGTCGTCCTATCGTTTCGAGCGCGGGGTCGATCCCAACGCTTGCCTGGCGGCCTTGAACCGCTTGGCCGCCCTGATCGTCGAATGGGCCGGCGGCGAAGCGGCCTCCGATGCCATCGACCGTTATCCTCAGCCGATCCAGGCCAGGGACATCCTGCTCCGCCAAAAGACTTTGACTCGGCTGCTGGGCCTGAACCTACCGGTGGCCGAGCTATTGCCGGCCCTGAGCCGGATCGGTCTCGAGGGCAAGGCCGAAGGAACCGACCTCCGGTTCAAGGTTGCGACCGCCAGGAGTGACCTGACTCGCGAAGTGGACTTGGTGGAAGAGGTGGCTCGGCTCTACGGGTATAACCGAATTCCGACGACTTTCCCGGCCCTCGGTCTCGACCAGTTTCCGCCGTTTCGGGAGCACCCCCTTGACGGTCTGCGGAACCTGCTCCGAGATTGGGGTTTCACCGAGATCCTCAACTACAGCTTCACCTCGCCCCCTTGGCTGGCCCGCTTCGGCTTCCAGGCCGAGGACGAGGTCCAGCTTCTCAATCCGATCAGCGAGGAAATGTCGGTCCTGAGACCCTCGCTTTTGCCCCAGATGGTGCAGACCCTTCAGCAGAATCAATTCAAGGGGAATAGCGATCTTCGGCTCTTCGAGATCCGCCCGGTCTACCGTCCGCAAGCCGACGCTACACCGCCCTTTCGGGAGGAATGGCGGCTTTGCCTAGGGCTGGCCGGCCAGCGACAACCGCTTCACTTTCTTAATGAAATAGAAGAGGTTTCCCTTCTAGACTTAAAAGATTACTTGAAGTTATTGGTAGGCAGCGCCGGTGAAGGAACGCTTGAAGAAAAGCCCGGCCAGAGCCCTAATTTTCACCCCAAGCGCAGGCTGGCCTTGAGCTGGCGGCGGGAGGGGAAAAGCTTCGATTTGGGCGAGCTTGGTGAGCTCCATCCGGCCCTCGCCGCGGAGCTCGATTTCAAGGGCCCGGTGGCCCTAGCTGAAATTTCTCTCGATCTCTTTTTGACAGAATCTAAAATTCCTGTAAAATTTCAACAGGTATCGCCGTTTCCCTCAGTTTGGCGCGACCTCAACTTAATCGTCGATGAGTCGGTGACTCATGGCTCGCTGGCCGCCCTGATCCGGGCTAACGGTGGTCCTTGGATGCGGCAGGCAATCTTTTTCGATCTTTACCGGGGCAAGCCCCTGGAAGAGGGCAAAAAGGCCATGACCTTCCGAATCGAATACGGCAGCCAAGAGCGGACTTTAACCGACGACGAGGTCAACCAGGCGAGGGAGCAATTGACGGCGAAGTTGAAAGAACTCAGCGGCGCGGAGTTGCGCTAG
- a CDS encoding integration host factor subunit alpha, which yields MTKADLVESIYEKIGFSKKESSDIVEMIFDTMKDTLERGEKIKISGFGNFVVRAKRPRMGRNPQTGEEIEISARRVLTFRPSQVLKQALNKE from the coding sequence ATGACCAAAGCGGATTTGGTCGAATCGATTTACGAAAAGATCGGTTTTTCCAAGAAAGAGTCTTCCGACATCGTCGAGATGATCTTCGACACGATGAAGGACACTCTGGAACGGGGAGAGAAGATCAAGATCAGCGGCTTCGGAAATTTCGTGGTTCGCGCCAAGCGCCCCCGGATGGGGCGAAACCCCCAGACCGGCGAGGAAATCGAGATTTCGGCCCGCCGGGTTTTGACCTTCCGGCCCTCACAAGTCCTCAAACAAGCACTTAATAAAGAATAG